The following coding sequences lie in one Vibrio aerogenes genomic window:
- a CDS encoding FdhF/YdeP family oxidoreductase, with protein sequence MSYKQYSGSAGGWGALKATTQHLFKSQNVAKNISNLLRTNQNDGFDCPGCAWGEKHVSGRFRFCENGAKAVNWEATSRLVERDFFAEYTVSWLNKQSDYFLEYQGRLAEPVCYNPQTDHYEPIHWDDAFSLIAKHLNALSDPNQAEFYTSGRASNEAAFVYQLLARRFGTNNFPDCSNMCHEATSHALSHTIGIGKGTVTIDDFEEADAIFLFGQNPGTNHPRMLETLSSAYRRGARVVAFNNLKERGLERFTNPQRPLEMLSNGSTPTTSDYFMPKLGGDMAAVRGMVKILLARHQEAMNHGGAIFDLEFISEHTQGLEAYLSLVEATPWSDILDQSGLTQDEITRAADIYQHADRRIVTWAMGVTQHKHSVATIQELVNLQLLFGQVGKPGAGLCPVRGHSNVQGDRTVGINEKPPQALLDNIERVFGFQPSASHGHNVNQALQAMRRGESKVFIGLGGNLVAAAPDTPEVAAAMAQCELTVHIATKLNRTHVNPGKASLILPCFGRTDIDTQATGEQQVTVEDSFSMVHASSGQITPGSEQMRSEVAILTGIAKATLGEDNPVHWQSLADDYSEIRRLIEKTIPGFEQFGERIKASGGFYLGNSARALNWQTPSGKAQIKANALPQSLFPFDAQACTSAGQNLFVLQTMRSHDQYNTTVYGYDDRYRGIFGEREVVFMNEKDIAAMGLSVGDKVDIESLWPDQTERRITGFKVIPYTIPQGNIAAYFPEANVLIPLESKGDGSDTPTSKSVAVTVTASQLQESLLKIV encoded by the coding sequence ATGAGTTATAAACAGTATTCCGGTTCCGCCGGTGGCTGGGGCGCCTTAAAAGCAACCACTCAGCATTTGTTTAAAAGCCAGAATGTGGCAAAAAATATCAGTAACCTGCTCAGAACGAACCAGAATGATGGCTTTGACTGTCCCGGTTGCGCATGGGGTGAAAAGCATGTATCCGGCCGTTTTCGTTTCTGTGAAAACGGGGCGAAAGCCGTGAACTGGGAAGCGACTTCCCGCCTGGTTGAGCGTGACTTTTTTGCTGAGTACACCGTCAGCTGGCTGAATAAGCAAAGCGATTATTTCCTCGAATATCAGGGACGTCTGGCAGAGCCGGTTTGTTACAATCCGCAAACTGATCATTATGAGCCGATTCACTGGGATGATGCATTTTCACTGATTGCTAAACACCTGAATGCGCTGTCTGATCCGAATCAGGCTGAGTTTTATACCTCCGGACGTGCCAGCAATGAAGCCGCGTTTGTTTATCAGTTGCTGGCCCGGCGTTTTGGTACCAATAATTTCCCGGATTGTTCTAACATGTGTCATGAGGCGACCAGCCACGCTTTGTCTCATACGATCGGTATCGGTAAAGGGACAGTCACGATTGATGATTTTGAAGAAGCAGATGCGATATTTCTGTTCGGTCAGAACCCAGGCACCAATCACCCGCGAATGCTGGAAACACTCAGTTCGGCTTATCGCCGCGGCGCGCGGGTGGTTGCGTTTAATAACCTGAAAGAGCGGGGGCTGGAGCGTTTCACCAATCCTCAGCGTCCGCTTGAAATGCTCAGTAATGGTTCCACGCCCACAACCAGTGATTACTTTATGCCGAAACTGGGCGGTGATATGGCCGCGGTTCGCGGTATGGTTAAGATACTTTTGGCACGCCATCAGGAAGCGATGAATCACGGGGGCGCCATTTTTGACCTTGAATTTATTTCTGAACACACACAGGGACTGGAAGCGTATTTAAGCCTGGTGGAAGCGACGCCATGGTCTGACATTCTCGACCAATCCGGTTTAACGCAGGATGAAATTACCCGCGCTGCCGATATTTATCAGCATGCAGACCGGCGGATCGTCACCTGGGCGATGGGGGTGACGCAGCACAAACACTCCGTTGCGACGATTCAGGAACTGGTGAATTTACAACTGCTGTTTGGTCAGGTTGGCAAGCCGGGGGCAGGGTTGTGTCCGGTGCGTGGGCATTCCAACGTGCAGGGTGACCGTACTGTTGGTATTAATGAAAAACCACCCCAGGCTTTGCTGGATAATATTGAACGGGTTTTCGGCTTTCAGCCCTCAGCTTCTCACGGGCACAATGTGAATCAGGCACTTCAGGCGATGCGGCGGGGAGAAAGTAAAGTCTTTATCGGACTGGGCGGCAATCTGGTTGCTGCAGCTCCGGATACGCCAGAAGTCGCGGCGGCTATGGCACAGTGTGAACTGACAGTACACATTGCGACCAAACTGAACCGGACGCATGTGAATCCCGGTAAAGCATCGTTGATTCTGCCTTGCTTTGGCCGGACTGACATTGACACACAAGCAACCGGTGAGCAACAGGTGACGGTGGAAGATTCTTTCTCGATGGTACATGCCTCTTCCGGGCAAATCACTCCGGGAAGTGAGCAGATGCGTTCTGAAGTGGCGATTCTGACCGGTATTGCCAAAGCGACACTGGGAGAAGATAACCCGGTTCACTGGCAGTCACTGGCAGATGATTACTCTGAAATCCGCCGGTTGATTGAAAAAACAATTCCGGGGTTTGAGCAGTTTGGAGAGCGGATCAAAGCGTCCGGTGGCTTTTATCTGGGAAACAGTGCCAGAGCACTGAACTGGCAGACGCCGTCCGGGAAAGCGCAAATCAAAGCCAATGCCTTGCCACAGAGTCTGTTTCCGTTCGATGCACAGGCCTGTACATCAGCCGGGCAAAACCTGTTTGTGTTACAGACCATGCGCTCGCATGACCAGTACAACACGACGGTGTACGGCTACGATGATCGCTACCGGGGAATTTTCGGTGAACGGGAAGTGGTGTTCATGAATGAGAAGGATATCGCCGCGATGGGGCTGTCTGTGGGGGACAAAGTGGATATCGAATCGCTCTGGCCGGATCAGACTGAGCGCAGGATC
- a CDS encoding SulP family inorganic anion transporter — protein MFAFYESYKAGLLHPSHWLKNISAGIIVGVVALPLAMAFAIASGVKPEQGLYTAITAGIIVSLFGGSRIQIAGPTGAFIVLLSGIVHQHGILGLQIATMMAGVILFLFGLLKLGSVIRFIPAPVIIGFTSGIGVIIWVGQWREFFGLPSVSGEHFHQKLIALLHVFPQLNWQTTGLALFSLAIVIFLPKIPKVSRIPGPLMALVAATSLHYFAGLNEVRTIGTAFGGIPDGLPGFALPHLSFSAMIELIGPAFAIAMLGAIESLLSAVVADGMAGTRHNSNQELMGQGLANLISPMFGGIAATGAIARTATNIRNGGNSPLSGIVHALTLIAILLLLAPLATHIPLATLSAILFVVAWNMSEVKHFIKLIKRAPLADVCILLVTFTLTVFTDLVVAVNIGVIISVIHFVKRMASSVEVKASTTDDLSDPLREYGQNQLPKEIAVYALEGPFFFAAADSFDKVMSSIQDLPTLLIIRLKWVPFMDITGLQALEDMIQSFRQKGVTIIISGANARVDYKLRRAGIISLIGQEHYFREFNPALQYALNQYSNADHDITTQPYPAT, from the coding sequence ATGTTTGCATTTTACGAATCGTACAAAGCGGGACTCCTTCATCCTTCCCACTGGCTAAAAAATATCAGCGCTGGAATCATTGTGGGCGTGGTCGCTTTACCACTTGCCATGGCTTTTGCTATAGCCTCCGGAGTGAAACCTGAACAGGGGCTTTATACCGCGATTACTGCCGGTATCATTGTTTCCCTTTTTGGTGGCTCCCGAATCCAAATCGCCGGTCCGACCGGGGCCTTTATCGTCTTACTCTCAGGTATTGTGCATCAGCACGGCATTCTGGGGTTACAAATCGCTACCATGATGGCAGGCGTGATTCTGTTTTTATTTGGTCTGTTGAAGCTGGGCAGCGTCATCCGGTTTATCCCGGCGCCGGTGATCATCGGATTTACCAGCGGCATTGGCGTCATTATCTGGGTTGGACAATGGCGTGAATTCTTTGGCCTGCCCTCAGTCAGCGGTGAACATTTTCATCAAAAATTAATTGCTCTGTTGCATGTATTCCCGCAACTCAACTGGCAAACCACCGGTCTGGCATTATTCTCTTTAGCGATTGTCATTTTCCTGCCGAAGATTCCCAAAGTCAGCAGAATTCCCGGTCCTTTGATGGCTTTAGTTGCAGCAACATCGCTGCATTACTTTGCCGGACTGAATGAAGTGCGGACTATCGGGACCGCGTTTGGTGGTATTCCGGACGGATTACCGGGTTTTGCACTGCCTCATCTCAGTTTTTCAGCCATGATTGAACTGATTGGGCCAGCGTTCGCAATCGCCATGCTGGGCGCAATTGAATCCTTGCTCTCTGCGGTCGTCGCCGATGGAATGGCAGGCACCCGGCACAACTCGAATCAGGAACTGATGGGTCAGGGACTCGCCAATCTGATCTCTCCCATGTTTGGCGGAATCGCAGCCACCGGTGCAATTGCCCGGACAGCAACCAATATCCGCAATGGGGGGAACAGTCCGTTATCCGGGATTGTTCACGCACTGACGCTCATCGCCATTCTGTTACTGCTCGCACCGCTGGCGACACATATTCCGCTGGCGACCCTGAGCGCCATCTTGTTCGTGGTTGCCTGGAACATGAGCGAGGTCAAACACTTTATCAAACTCATCAAGCGGGCACCGCTGGCTGATGTTTGTATCTTACTGGTGACATTCACCCTGACAGTATTCACAGATCTGGTTGTGGCAGTTAATATCGGGGTGATTATTTCCGTGATTCACTTTGTAAAACGCATGGCATCCAGTGTGGAAGTGAAAGCCAGCACCACTGACGATTTAAGCGATCCGCTCCGGGAATACGGGCAGAATCAGCTACCTAAAGAAATTGCGGTTTACGCACTGGAAGGGCCATTTTTCTTTGCCGCCGCAGATTCCTTTGACAAGGTGATGAGCAGCATTCAGGATTTACCGACGCTGCTGATTATCCGGTTAAAATGGGTTCCCTTTATGGACATTACCGGACTGCAGGCGCTGGAAGATATGATTCAGAGTTTCCGGCAAAAAGGCGTCACAATTATCATTTCCGGAGCCAATGCCCGGGTGGACTATAAACTGCGCCGGGCTGGTATCATCAGCTTAATTGGTCAGGAACACTACTTCCGGGAATTTAATCCGGCACTTCAGTATGCGCTGAATCAGTATTCAAATGCAGATCATGACATAACCACTCAACCATACCCGGCGACCTGA